A window of the Astyanax mexicanus isolate ESR-SI-001 chromosome 22, AstMex3_surface, whole genome shotgun sequence genome harbors these coding sequences:
- the git2a gene encoding ARF GTPase-activating protein GIT2a isoform X4 gives MSKRGRSGEACADCGLPDPHWASVNRAVLICDQCCSVHRSLGRHSSQIRHLVHTVWSPTQLQMVRTLFKSGSNSIWEHSLQDSSSAASGRKKNIPQDKLHPNKAEFIRAKYQMLAFILRMPCRDDDSCTAKDLSKQLHSSVRTGNLETSLRLLSLGAQANFFHPEKGNTPLHVAAKAGQVSQVELLSVYGADPGAPDANGNTPIEYARQAGHPDLADRLVEIQYELTDRLAFYLCGRRPDHKNGQHFIIPQLADSNQDLSELRKAAKLKLQSLSNRLFEELAMDVYDEVDRRETDAVWLTTQSHSTLVAEAVIVPFLPVNPEYSSTRNQGRQKLARFNAHEFATLIIDILSDAMRRQHGNSATSPKDELILKRASSRHASDSQEPDQPDYDSVASDEDTDAEVHPAKTGRAKSLDSDQSDGPVTVQDFLEVKNALLASEAKIEQLMKANVSLTEELRLLQKKVSKADKQSSVSEGDYDNTVHDSELEDPGLDGKSRLQGLGWGEGPDGQEAEPNTALPATEDVIQKTEQITKNIQALLKAAQESQPSSKPCEARDGVRRLRHSLGCFSTLMPWAEKPPSPLQPLGLRSSATSSCPKTPISPNNPASWYSGLCTCLPGTVSSSLSLYLARPLTNTTNTTQHHPTPLTPPNTTNPKTPISPNNPASWYSGLCTCLPGTVSSSLSLYLARPLTNTTNTTQHHPTPLTPPNTTNPKTPISPNNPASWYSGLCTCLPGTVSTSLAH, from the exons ATCCACACTGGGCGTCAGTAAACAGAGCGGTGCTGATCTGTGATCAGTGCTGCAGTGTGCACCGCAGTCTTGGACGCCACAGCTCCCAGATACGCCACCTCGTACACACCGTCTGGTCTCCAACACAACTACag ATGGTTCGGACGCTGTTTAAAAGCGGGTCGAACTCTATTTGGGAGCATTCTCTGCAGGACTCATCCTCAGCGGCCAGCGGCAGGAAGAAAAACATCCCTCAGGATAAACTGCA CCCAAACAAAGCCGAGTTCATCAGGGCCAAGTACCAGATGCTGGCTTTCATCCTTCGGATGCCGTGTCGCGATGATGACAGCTGCACAGCCAAGGACCTGAGCAAG caACTTCACTCCAGCGTACGGACGGGTAATCTGGAGACCAGTTTGCGGCTGCTGTCGCTCGGAGCTCAGGCTAACTTCTTCCACCCG GAGAAGGGAAACACGCCGCTGCATGTAGCGGCTAAAGCTGGTCAGGTGTCTCAGGTGGAGCTGCTGTCGGTGTACGGAGCCGACCCCGGGGCGCCAGACGCTAACGGAAACACACCCATCGAATACGCAAG ACAGGCGGGTCACCCGGACCTGGCTGATCGGCTGGTGGAGATCCAGTACGAGCTGACGGACAGGTTGGCCTTTTACCTGTGCGGCCGGAGACCAG atcATAAGAACGGACAGCACTTCATAATCCCGCAGCTGGCAGACAG CAATCAGGATCTGTCTGAGCTGCGAAAAGCTGCTAAACTAAAACTGCAGTCG CTCAGTAATCGTCTGTTTGAGGAGCTGGCGATGGACGTGTATGATGAGGTGGACAGGAGAGAAACAGACGCTG TTTGGTTGACCACACAGAGCCACAGCACCCTGGTGGCTGAAGCCGTGATCGTGCCTTTCCTTCCTGTGAACCCCGAGTACTCCTCCACCCGAAACCAG GGAAGACAGAAGTTGGCCAGATTTAATGCTCATGAATTTGCCACTCTTATCATCGACATCCTGAGCGATGCGATGCGCCGTCAGCACGGGAACTCAGCCACCAGCCCTAAAG ATGAGCTGATCCTGAAGAGAGCCAGCAGTCGTCACGCGAGCGACAGTCAGGAACCTGATCAGCCTGATTACGACAGCGTGGCGTCAGATGAAGACACGGACGCTGAAGTGCATCCTGCTAAAACGGGACGAGCTAAG AGTCTGGACTCGGACCAGTCGGACGGGCCGGTGACGGtgcaggacttcctggaggtgaaGAACGCCCTGCTGGCCTCGGAGGCTAAAATCGAGCAGCTGATGAAGGCCAACGTCTCGCTGACGGAGGAGCTGCGGCTCCTGCAGAAAAAG gtctCCAAGGCTGATAAGCAGAGCAGTGTATCTGAGGGGGATTATGACAACACGGTCCACGACTCTGAACTGGAGGATCCTGG GCTGGATGGTAAAAGCAGGCTGCAGGGCCTCGGATGGGGGGAGGGGCCAGATGGCCAGGAGGCGGAGCCTAACACAGCACTCCCGGCTACAGAGGACGTGATCCAAAAAACCGAGCAGATCACCAAAAATATCCAAGCGCTGCTGAAAGCCGCCCAGGAGAGCCAGCCCAGCAG CAAGCCGTGTGAGGCGCGGGACGGCGTGCGGAGGCTCCGGCACAGTCTGGGCTGTTTCAGTACCCTCATGCCCTGGGCCGAGAAGCCCCCCTCCCCCCTGCAGCCCCTCGGGCTCCGCAGCTCTGCAACGTCCAGCTGCCCCAAAACCCCCATCAGCCCCAACAACCCGGCATCCTGGTACTCTGGCCTGTGCACCTGCCTCCCAGGCAcagtgtcttcctctctctctctctacctcgctcgcccactaacaaacaccactaacaccacccaacaccacccaacaccacTAACCCCACCCAACACCACTAACCCCAAAACCCCTATCAGCCCCAACAACCCGGCATCCTGGTACTCTGGCCTGTGCACCTGCCTCCCAGGCAcagtgtcttcctctctctctctctaccttgctcgcccactaacaaacaccactaacaccacccaacaccacccaacaccacTAACCCCACCCAACACCACTAACCCCAAAACCCCTATCAGCCCCAACAACCCGGCATCCTGGTACTCTGGCCTGTGCACCTGTCTTCCAGGCACAGTGTCTACCTCACTCGCccactaa